The Hevea brasiliensis isolate MT/VB/25A 57/8 chromosome 1, ASM3005281v1, whole genome shotgun sequence genome has a window encoding:
- the LOC110665361 gene encoding chitinase 2, which yields MELSKLFVTLLLLQSLIPSHSSSIQAAPTNSNLFREYIGAEFNNVKFTDVPINPNVDFHFILSFVIDYDTSSSPSPTNGKFNVFWDSENLSPSDVSSIKNQYSNVKVALSLGGDSVQGGYAYFSPSSVNSWVSNAVSTLTDIIHQYNLDGIDIDYEHFKADPDTFAECIGQLITTLKRNGVISFASIAPFDDDQVQSHYQALWKKYGHLIDYVNFQFYAYDQGTTVSQFMNYFKIQSSNYNGGKVLVSFISDGSAGLAPNDGFFTACNRLKSQKQLHGIFVWSADDSKANGFRYEKQSQALLAIHH from the coding sequence ATGGAGCTCTCCAAGCTTTTTGTCACCCTTTTGCTCCTTCAATCTCTAATCCCCTCCCACTCTTCTTCAATCCAAGCCGCACCTACGAACTCAAACCTCTTTCGAGAATATATAGGAGCTGAGTTTAATAATGTAAAATTCACTGATGTTCCCATTAATCCGAATGTCGATTTCCATTTTATTCTCTCCTTTGTCATAGACTATGACACCTCAAGTTCTCCTTCTCCCACCAATGGAAAATTCAACGTCTTCTGGGACTCTGAAAATCTCAGCCCTTCTGATGTTTCTTCCATCAAGAACCAATATTCCAATGTCAAAGTGGCCTTAAGCCTTGGAGGGGATAGTGTACAAGGTGGCTATGCTTATTTTAGCCCATCTTCAGTGAATTCTTGGGTGTCTAATGCTGTTTCTACACTCACAGATATCATCCATCAGTATAACTTGGAtggaattgatattgattatgagcACTTTAAGGCTGATCCTGATACCTTCGCAGAGTGCATAGGACAGCTTATAACAACACTCAAGAGGAACGGTGTAATCTCCTTCGCTTCTATAGCTCCATTTGACGATGACCAAGTTCAAAGCCATTATCAAGCCTTGTGGAAGAAATATGGACACCTAATAGACTATGTCAATTTCCAATTCTATGCATATGATCAAGGAACAACAGTATCTCAGTTTATGAACTACTTCAAGATCCAAAGCTCCAACTACAATGGTGGTAAGGTCTTGGTGAGCTTTATCAGTGATGGAAGTGCTGGGTTAGCACCGAATGATGGATTCTTTACAGCCTGCAATAGGCTTAAGAGTCAGAAGCAACTTCATGGGATCTTTGTTTGGTCTGCAGATGACTCCAAGGCAAATGGCTTTCGCTATGAGAAGCAATCACAGGCACTATTAGCAATACACCATTGA